The Juglans microcarpa x Juglans regia isolate MS1-56 chromosome 8S, Jm3101_v1.0, whole genome shotgun sequence genome has a window encoding:
- the LOC121244305 gene encoding probable LRR receptor-like serine/threonine-protein kinase RKF3 — MTRQDDEEDGFQGYPSQMAQQHDHHEAAAAIGVDFEGPDSVNGHLGIMEYKTLPECKEGNQTSKSPPMATSYFFLFIFILLCSPCKINSSSCSLNFSQFPYEAHSECFDIDSGSIPSSVLRSCCSSALQSFFQAMAIKTNQSGSIFLQMDEAQDCFNTFQSLHQRTNLNKCEIQQFISSSTPNLCSKGVYSITNFLGFERYSAVQSNCKDLSASYYSDETCFNCVSSYSQSLQALKEGDSSNGQRCAEALLVSLASSDVNTPNWVYGTFSCLWSEIQLPWTTQNQKKGPLLSSKELIATVIAVAVLVILAPILYTLTRKQLQHASEEDMDNLSVVALKKELEDEARSHFDCSGLYVFSQDEMNRATNSFDNSNLIGEGTLGKMYIGRMPSGMRVAIKRLKEGIKLHTLVDDICQKAKIRHPNLVSTLGYCDRGDECLVSEFCVNGDLESWLLGKLLCFLLYRKFC, encoded by the exons ATGACTAGAcaggatgatgaagaagatggaTTTCAG GGGTATCCTTCACAAATGGCTCAACAACATGATCACCATGAAGCAGCAGCAGCCATTGGTGTGGATTTTGAAGGTCCAGATTCAGTCAACGGCCATCTGGG AATTATGGAATATAAGACATTACCAGAGTGCAAAGAAGGAAACCAGACCTCAAAATCACCACCAATGGCCACTTCCTACTTCTTCCTAttcatcttcatcctccttTGCAGTCCTTGCAAGATAAATTCAA GTTCATGCTCACTGAATTTCAGCCAATTCCCATATGAAGCACACAGCGAGTGCTTTGACATAGATTCAGGTTCTATCCCCTCTTCAGTATTGCGTTCATGCTGCAGCTCAGCCCTCCAATCTTTCTTCCAAGCAATGGCTATAAAAACCAATCAGTCTGGATCCATATTCCTCCAAATGGATGAAGCTCAAGATTGTTTTAACACATTCCAAAGTCTTCACCAGAGGACTAATCTCAATAAATGTGAAATCCAACAGTTCATCTCTTCCTCAACACCAAACCTGTGCTCAAAGGGAGTTTATTCAATCACAAATTTTCTCGGGTTTGAGAGATACAGCGCCGTCCAGTCCAATTGTAAAGACTTGTCTGCTTCTTATTATAGTGATGAGACGTGTTTTAACTGCGTCTCCTCTTATAGTCAGTCACTGCAAGCtttgaaagaaggtgatagTTCAAATGGACAAAGGTGTGCTGAAGCTCTCCTTGTTAGTCTTGCAAGCTCAGATGTGAACACCCCAAACTGGGTCTATGGGACTTTTTCTTGTTTATGGAGTGAAATAC AGCTTCCATGGACAACACAAAATCAGAAGAAAG GACCTCTGCTGAGTTCCAAGGAACTCATCGCTACGGTAATTGCGGTAGCAGTGCTTGTCATCCTAGCTCCAATACTATATACACTAACCAGGAAGCAACTTCAACATGCAAGTGAAGAGGACATGGATAATCTATCAG TCGTAGCCCTTAAAAAAGAACTAGAAGATGAAGCCAGAAGTCACTTCGATTGCTCTGGCCTCTATGTATTCTCGCAAGATGAAATGAACAGAGCTACCAATTCCTTTGATAATTCAAACTTGATTGGAGAGGGAACTCTTG GGAAAATGTATATTGGAAGAATGCCTAGCGGAATGAGAGTGGCAATCAAGAGACTTAAAGAGGGCATTAAGCTTCATACTCTTGTTGATGATATATGCCAGAAGGCAAAAATAAGGCATCCCAATTTGGTGAGCACTCTTGGATATTGTGATAGAGGAGATGAGTGTCTGGTATCTGAGTTCTGTGTTAATGGTGATCTTGAAAGCTGGCTTCTTGGTAAGCTTCTCTGTTTCTTATTATATAGGAAGTTTTGCTAA
- the LOC121245007 gene encoding receptor-like serine/threonine-protein kinase At1g78530: MVHGDIKLTNILLNEKVEPKISDPILSNSKLQKTDHSSGTSDDVLKYGVLLLQLLTGRKSQSLVEEATDAVKRGESVSAMADPSLRGAMFGSEFRNLFSIAVLCTVPNECERPTMKQVLQRLEETQILA, encoded by the exons ATGGTTCATGGAGATATAAAG TTAACAAACATATTACTAAATGAGAAAGTAGAGCCAAAGATTTCAGACCCCATCTTATCAAACTCCAAGTTACAGAAGACTGATCACAGCTCAGGAACTTCCGACGATGTTCTCAAATATGGTGTTTTGCTGCTTCAACTTTTGACGGGAAGAAAGTCACAATCTCTAGTCGAGGAG GCAACAGATGCAGTAAAGAGAGGAGAAAGTGTAAGTGCCATGGCAGATCCCAGCTTACGTGGGGCAATGTTTGGATCTGAGTTTCGAAATCTGTTTTCCATAGCCGTCTTGTGTACAGTTCCAAATGAGTGCGAAAGACCAACCATGAAACAAGTCTTGCAGAGACTCGAAGAAACACAGATTCTTGCCTGA